The stretch of DNA GTAATGAACCATGGAAGACTTTCATTGGCAATTCTCATCAAAAGCACGAGTGTCGGGATTAGGGGTGCAGTGATGGCCTAATCTATAGGAGTGTCTATTTTGATGGGTGAATGAAACATCCTAATATATATTTTTCTACGGGAACGGAACAATTCTGAGTTTCAAGTGACATACTACCAGCACGGAAAAGACCGAGAACCGTACATACTAAACCGAACTCGGGGGAAATGAACACAGTTAAGAGACACAGTGGATAGTTATACTgttgtatttatttattttggcaAGCTTTTTTTTGGAGGGGGTTTCGGCAAGCTGATTTTACTTTATGAAGCACACAAGGCACGACACCAGCCCACCAGACGGCACTTGCTGGGCCTGTTGACTTAACCTAGCCCACAGCCGGCGCATTTGACTGACGTTCAGGATCGATGCATCTTCGGTCACAGCGCATGCAGCCGCCACGCGCCGCCGCCCACCAAAGCCATCGCTCGCCTCCAGCACACCCATGGCCATGGCCATGTTGACGAAAGCCGCCCACGTCCTCCGCCGCCTGCCTGCGATGAGCGCGGCCCGGTCGTGGCCGGCGCACAATACATGCCGCCGGTTTCTCACTACCAACAAGGTGCACGGCCTCTTCATCAACTACATcgaccactgccggccgcacctctTCGCCCGCCCCTCCTCCGACTCCATGATCGACCCCATGCTTGACTTCCTGCCCGACGACAACGACCGGCGCTGGTGGTGGTCGATCCTGGACCACAGCAACGGCCTCCTCCTCTGCAACATGGGACCGGGCGAGCTCTGCGTGCTTAACCCGGCGACGAGGCGGTGGACAATTCTACCCTGGCCCCGTCAGGCACCCGTTGCGCTTGATCCTGCAGTGCCCGGGGAGCCACCGTCGCTAGACCGGTCATCTGTGGATGAGGATAATGACATGCGCCACTTGATGGAACTGGAATCGCCACGGACTTCATGGGCGTTGATGAGGATCTTAAGGGTACCGCCCCGGCAAGATCTTTGTGCCGGCGTGTACCTTGCATTTGATCCTGCTGTGTCGCCGCACTATGAGCTGTTGACGATCCCTGCCATACCTGGCGCGCCTAACAAGCTTGCATTCAGAGCAGCCAAAGGAAGAAGCAGCGATGATAATGATAAGAGCCGCTTAATGGAATCGGAATGGCCACCGACTATTTGGAGGTTAAACATGTATTCATCAAGGACTGGTCAGTGGGAAGAGAGGGATTTCGTCCGCCAGGGAGAGCCGGCAGGAACAGTTGGAGACATGCTGAAAGATCGAGCTGAGCTATCTTGGGGGCCACGCCAACACTATGCAGTGTATTATCAAGGAGCACTTTATGTGCACTGTCGAGGTTCCTTTGTTTTGAGGTATATACACTGATCTATTGTTTTCTAACATAAAAAGCTATATTAGTTAGTGAGAGTACAATCTGGTCCTAAAATATTATCAAGGCATGTAAAATAATTAGTTGGGTACTGCATTCAAAAAGAAATTTAGAAATATGGGTGGGCGTACACTACGATTATATTCATTGTGAGAAAACAATGCACTGATTTCTTGCTCGTGTCACATACATAAATTAGACAACAACCCGTTGCATTACCCTATTTATTAGCATCGTCCAGCTAGATGCTAGAGTTTTAATTAATTAATGCTTTATATGTAGTGTGCATCTTAATTGCAATGGTTTTTTTTTTTCAGGCTTTCATTGTCAAACGGTATATATCAAGTGATTAGAACACCATCATATGGTGAGGGCAAGATATTTGGAAAACCGTATCTAGGGAGATCAGAGAAAGGTGTGTACTTTGGAATAATTGAAAAGTCCCAACTACGGGTTTGGATCTTGAGTGAATTAAGTGAACAACGGATGGAGTGGATCTTAAAGTATGAACATGACCTTGCCCAGTATGCCCTACATCTAGGAAAATTTGAGCGCAAAATGGATGCACCTTGGATGGTACATGATGTGTCTGACACTCATCACGAGGCTGCTCATGTTGGTGCTAAAACTTCGGGGAAAGTGAGATTTGACTGGGATTCTGACAATGATGACTTTTTTACAGTTAAATTTGATCCCAATGAATACCCCAATTTCTTTGATATTCTTGGATTCCATCCTTGCAAGGAAGTTGTCTTTCTGAATCAAATGTTTAGCGTAGTGGCCTATCATTTGAAAAACTCAAAGGTTCAATATCTTGGCAACTCACGCCCAGAAAGTTACTACGTTAACCATACAAACGGAATATATGAGTCGTTTGTGTATAGTCCATGTATGGTTGGTGATCTTAATGAAGGACATAATAAGCAGAGCACATCTTAAAGATGGCATGGATGAGTGCATCGCATGATACAGAAGCCAGGGTTATCCCCTTTTCGGAAAAAAAATCTTAAAGCGGTGTCTTCATGTTTGAGCCCTGGCTTGTCCGTGATTTTTTCCCGTTAGGTGGCTTCTTCTTGGTTTATGTGTGTAGGTTCATTTCTTACGTACTATATACTATTCTATGTAGGAGCAAACTATATGCGTTGATATTAAGTTTCAATAATGGGTCATATAATGTCTAGAGTGCCCATCGTTTTGTCCCTCCGTGGGTATTATTTCAAATAATAAATATTTGCAAACAAGAGTCGCCGGCTAAGTACTATTGCTTCATATGATTTTGTTTACTTTGTTTCCTTGTATGGTTGCCCAACAGAAAAGTGTCGTTCTACCCATTCGGAGCTGCGACTCAATGGTTTATCATAACTAGATTCGGTACATGTTTTTGCCAACATACAACTTACTGAAGGTGAACATGGTATATGTATGCCAAATTTTAATTTGCTAAACATATCATGCACAAGTACGAAAATGTCGACTAAGAAAATTCTGAATAACCTGCTGTTATGTTTAAATTTATAATGCGATATAACTGACGATATCTGGCACAAGCTAGGGGTATACTAATTTGAGATAGCACAAACATGGTTATCATAGAAATATCTTGTTCTCGCGATGAAAAAGATAATAGAGTTTTTGAACCAAAAAGAGTGGAAAAGAGACTCCTTGAATTGACGGAGTGCCCAATACAAGACCTCCTGACAATAAAGACCTTCCCTAGCTAACTCTCTGACCACAGGTATGTCAACTGTCTAGTACTATAAATTTCCCGAAGAAAAAAAATCTACACGTACCTATGGATGTCAACTGTCTAGTACTGTAATTTTTCACTAATGCATTTTCAATGTATCGGCtatgtaaaaaagaaaaaaaattagggaTACAAATGTACTATATACTAGTGTTTGCTAATAGGGCCCCATGGATGATTTGTGGATGATCCAAGGAACAAGCAGCATGCATGCGATGCATGGGTCACTATGAAGCTGAGATCCTTAGAGGAACTTCAGCAGATATCTCAAAAACGCATCCTGCAAAAGCAGTATACGGCTCGCACTAAAACAGATTTTACGGTACAGCGCGGCTTCAGACGGAACAGATCCCGTGAAAAATGTTTCAGGTAAGACATGAAGCCTACTAGTTAGTAGTTGAATTTACAACAAGGTCCCTACACAATAGCACAACACACCCTAAAATCAAAAGCTAGATTACAATAGGGTTCCTGAAGACCCCAACGAAGCAACTAGCCGTGAGCATGATAGGAACGGGGGCGCGGCATCCCGAAGCTTGTGCTCGAACTGCGCCCTATTGTAGTTGTTGTCAAGCGGCAATGTGCTGCCTACGCCTACATGTACGGAAGAAGGAAATCCCAGCAAGGTCGAGGAGTGGATAATGTTGATTCTGGATGTGGCCAGGCGCCGACGCATCCGCTTGAGCGAGGGAAGGCTGCGCTTGGGCCGCTTCTTCTTAGCTCTTATGCCCTTGACGACGAGAAGGGCAGGTCCAGAAACTAATGACTATTGATTCTGGACCTGTTGCTGCTCGTGCTCACGCCCGACCTGCTGCTTTGCCGAAAGAGAGATTTGACTGGGATTCTGACAATGATGATTATTTACACATTAAATTTGATGCCGATGAATACCCCAAACACTTCGATATTCTTGGATTACATCCTTACAAGGAAGTTGTCTATTTGACAAAGTGGTGGGCTATCATCTTGGCAACTCATGCCCAAGCCCAAAAAGTAACTACTATGGCCATTCAAATGGCATATATTAGGCATTTGTATATACTCCATGTATGGTGGGTgagcttattgaaggaaatattGACCAGACCGCATCTTGAATATTATCATTGATTGAGTAACAATGCTGGCAACAATAGATAAAGTGACAATGGTGTGTTCATGATTGAGCCCTGGTTTGTTGGTTTTTTTTTTCCATCAAGCACCTCGTTCATTGGTTATGTATGTCGATTCATTTTTTCTGTATCGGGTCATATGCTATCTATAACGGAGTGAGGATTTAGGGCACAAGAGTCGCGGGGCATGCAAGTCCCTGGTGCGGGCTTTTTATTCCGGCTTCCGATTTTCAAAGTTCTATATCTTTCACTCTAAACGGAAATTCCCAATTAAGTTTTATTTTCATATTCGTGTTCCTCATGAGCACCATTTCTTATAAGATCCATTTTGAATATATTTTGATTACTTAAAAAAATCAATGTCAAAATTTAGTACGAGCGATCGATAAAAATCAAGTATTTTGTGTCTACCAACCAAAAAAATCTCAAAATTTTATCTCTGAGACTTGGTACAAGCGAGCAAGATAATTAGATTTTTCAAATGCAAAAAACGTCAGTTTCAATGTTGAAACTTTAAACTTACTGTACCCTTGCGCAGGATTCAACTACTTTGCGAATCGCGAGGCAATCAAGCGTTTGGACAAGGCTTGTCAGGTGCGTCCCCATGTGAGTTTTCGATTTATAACGCCCATCGTTTTTTTTCCTGCTGAAGTGTTATTTTGAATAAAAGATGTTTGCACACCAAGAGTCTCCATCTAATAGTAGCATTGCTTTATAAGATGTTTGCACAATAGTTAGTTCTTGCTCCaggatgaaagcacaagtgctccttgggcgattttggtaattaatgtcaacatatcttttgttggactaatatttttatcTAAGTATATTTCAGAAAAGTTCAATAAAGGCgtgacatggacaagaggatgtggaaccccttgaagatgctaaggacaaagattggcaaaagctcaagactcttcatttctattttagtgatccaagatcacattgagtccataggaaaagccaatactattaaaaggggatgaggtgttgcttaatggtctacttgctcaaagtgcttaatgatatgctccaaagccctcaaccactttctcaattccaaatatgtccaaaacttaaagtcaaactcgaccccaccgatttgattcatccggcgccaccgaattCACTTGACATAGACacggccagaaaccctaatcagttcggtctcatcaatgggatctcagtctcaccgagatgggcttgcaaactctctgttgcctgttgcaactatttcggtctcaccgagatgtgcaatcggccccaccaagtttgcttgaccaactctcttttTGCTTATTACCAAGATTGGTCTCACcgactttgtgtaatcggtcaaaccgagtttaggTTTTACCCTAACaccagcacatcggtcccaccgagttgatcatgtcggtcccaccgaaaagtctaacgttcacattttgaactaaatcgatcTCACTGAGTTCatatattcggtctgaccgagttggatcttttgtgtgtaacggctagattttgtgtggtggctatatatacccctccaccctcctctccatcAGAGAGAgatagccatcagaatgtgcctacacttgcaccattcattttctgagacagaaccacctatgcatgtgttgagaccaagacattccatttcaaccacaagaatcttgatctctagtcttccccaagtttctttccactcaaatcatttttccaccatagccaaatccatgagagagagagttgagtgttggggagactatcatttgaagcacaagagcaaggagttcatcatcaacacgccgtcttttatcttttggagagtggtgtctcctagattggctaggtgtcacttgggaggctccgtcaagattgtggagttgaaccaaggagtttgtaaggccaaggagatcgcctacttcgtgaagatctacccaagtgaggcaagtccttcgtggacgatggccatggtgggatagacaaggttgcttcttcgtggacccttcgtgggtggagccctccgtggactcaggcaagcattacccttcatgggttgaagtctccaccaacgtggatgtacgatagtgatacgtctccaacgtatctataatttttgattgtttcatgctgctatattatcaatcttgaatgttttataatcattttacagtcattttatatcatttttggtactaacctattgacatagtgccaagtgccagttgttgttttctgcatgttctttacatcacaggaaatcaataccaaacggagtccaaatgcaacgaaacttcacggagaattttttggATCAGAAGACACTTAATGCTCCAAGGatgcacctggggggtgctccgaggggagcacaacctaccagggcgcgcctagaggcctaggcgcgccctggtgggttgtgcccacctcgggtgcccctagaccgtctctttgctctataaataccccaatattccagaaaacctaggggagtcgacgcaaatcaattctagccgccgcagagtccagaaccaccagatccaatctagacaccatcacggaggggttcaccacttccattggtgcctctccgatgatgtgtgggtagttctttgtagacctttcgggtccgtagttagtagctagatggcttcctctctctcactggattctcaatacaatggtctcttggagatccatatgatgtaactctttttgcgatgtgtttattgggatccgatgaaatttgagtttatgatcagatctatctttttatatccatgaaagttatctgAGTTTCTTTGACCTCTTATATGCATGGTtgctgatacctctccaacgtatctataattttttattgttccatgctattatattatctgttatggatgtttaatgggctttattatgcatttttatattatttttgggactaacatactaaccaaaggcccagtgcaaattgctaacttttttcctatttcagtgtttcgcagaaaaggaatatcaaacggaatccaaacggaatgaaaccttcggaagaatcgtttttggaacaaacgcaatccaggagactttggagtggacgtcaaggaagcaatgaggcggccacgaggtaggagggcgtgcccaggggggtaggcgtgccccccaccctcgtgggtccctcgtggctccaccgacctacttctttcgcctatatatactcatataccctgaaaacatcgaggagcaccacgaaaccctatttccaccgccgcaaccttctgtacccgtgagatcccgtcttggggccttttccggcgctccgccggagggggaatcgattacggagggcttctacatcaacaccatagcctctccgatgatgtgtgagtagtttaccacagacctcccggtccatagttattagctagatgccttcttctctctctctttggatctcaatacaaagttctcctcgatcttcttggagatctattcgatgtaatactttttgcggtgtgtttgtcgagatccgatgaattgtgggtttatgatccagtttatctatgaacaatatttgaatcttctctgaattcttatatgcatgatttgacatctttgcaagtctctttgaattatcagtttgatttgatatctttcttgcaatgggagaagtgcttagctttgggttcaatcttacggtgtcatttcccagtgacagcaggggcagcaaggcacgtattgtattattgccatcgaggataaaaagatggggtttatatcatattgcttgagtttatccctctacatcatgtcatcttgcctaatgcgttactatgttcttatgaacttaatactctagatgcatgctggatagcggtcgatgtgtggagtaatagtagtagatgcagaatcgtttcggtctacttgccatgcctatatacatggtcatgcctagatattctcataactatgcacttttctatcaattgctcgacagtaatttgttcacccaccgtagaatatgctatcttgagagacgtCACTATTGAAACctaaggcccccgggtctatcttccatcatattaatctccggcCAACGTGCTATTTCTGTCGCTGtttatttttgcaatctttacttttcaatctatacaacaaaaataccaaaaatacttattttattatctctatcagatctcacttctgcgagtggtcgtgaagggattgacaacccctttctcgcgttggttgcaaggttcttatttttttgtgcaggtattagggacttgcgtgtagtctcctactggattgataccttggttctcaaaaactgaggaaaatacttatgctactttgctgcatcaccctttcctcttcaagggaaaaccaacgcatgctcaagaggtagcaattccttatagcctcgtatttcttctccgatattggggttttgtttggccaacttgatctatttatcttgcaatgggaagatgtgctttgtagtgggttcgattttatggtgcttgatcccagtgacagaaggggaaccgacatgtatgtatcgttgctactaaggataaaacgatggggtctatctctacatagatagatcttgtctacatcatgtcatcgttcttattgcattactccatttcgtcatgaacttaatacactagatgcatgctggatagcggtcgatgtgtgggtagatgcaggcaggagtcagtctactaatcttggacgtgatgcctatataatgatcattgcctggatatcgtcatgattatttgaagttctatcaattgcccaacagtaatttgttcacccaccatttgctatttcttctcgagagaagccactagtgaaacctacggcccccgggtctctttctcatattatttgcctttgcggtctattttccGTTGCAtttatttcagatctattaaaccagaaatacaaaaataccttgatgcgttttattactatttattttatttggcgttcgatctatcaatctattacaactttctcacgtcctcgtgccaatttctggcgccattaccgaaagggattgacaacccctttaacacgtcgggttgcgagtggttgttatttgtgtgcaggtgttatttgcgttgtgttgcttggttctcctactggtttgataaccttggtttcatcactgagggaaatacctaccgtcgatgtgctgcatcatcccttcctcttttgggaaataccgacgtagttctagcagacatcaaaaggggaactttctggcgccattgccggggaggatcttcaacatataccaggttcctagtcacaaatctcatctcctcgcaatttacattatttgtcatttgcctctcgttttcctctcccccacttcataaaaaaatgcattttttcgcccctctttttcgttcgccgttttcttgccggatctgtttttagtGCAATattgttgtgtagtcatcatggctcaagagaataccaagttatgtgatttctcaaataccaacaacaatgattttattggcactccgattgctcctcccgccactagtgcggagtcttgtgatattaatactacttTACTGATTAGCACTGAGGACATAAGCCTATGACTAACAACCACTATGCTATAAGCGCACTCTTGTTAAATGCTAGTGCCTTAACTATTTTACTTGTTCaaaatatttgaatttgaattacagTTGAAAATTTTGAACGTTATTTGTTCGGTATTTCATGGTAACGATGGTAACCGCGTAGTTCGCCCCACTCCCCCCCTCCAAATCCAGAAATAAGAGAGGAGTGTTCCACCGAGCTCTCACAGCGATCAGGCACTCTCGGTCATCGGATCGGTTTGCTTGATGCGATTCTGGGTGTTGGATCGAGAGGTGGAAGGAGATGGGCCGTCGGATCAAAGATGAGCTCCTGTAGGAATGAATAGTTACCACCTGATGTAAAGATCTCGTGCCACCGCCTGTTAATACAGCACCCCACCGAGGCCATTTTCGGAATTTCGCTACGTGGTATAAAAGCCCAACGCCAGGGTTTGTCCTCAATCGGCTTCCTCTCCTCTCCCCAATCAACTTCCTCTCACGCGAGGGTGAGCCGTCACCGCCCCCTCCCCTTTCACCCTAGCCGCCACCCCCTCCCCTTCCACCCTAGCTGCCGCCCCTCCCGTCCCCTTCTCCTCTCCACGGTATCCCGTCCCTCTCTCATCTCCATGGTCATCGGTAGAGGCAGCACGGGCGGCCGCCACACCACACGAGAGAGCGCCCTATCAGGTAACATCGGAGAGGTCCTAGATGTCGTGGTGAGGAGCGTGTGCTGCCGAGACGTCCGTCCGCAGTATCTTCGATGTCGTCCATGGTAGGTGGCCAGGCgaagcatggcggcgcttgacggttCATGTGGGACCTCAACACCGTGGAGGAGCAGCGagttggaggagggtggggttcatGCTGCGGGTGTGGCTAGCCTACTACGCGTGGCGGCGGCTAATTCCTCTACAAGGACTACAAGCTCGCCCACGACTCCATGGCCCTCCCGGTACGGTCTGCACCCTCGCACGCATCTGCACATCCGTGAACTGCAACTCCACCCATGTCGCTGCTGCAggttcacctctctctctctctgacaagCAGGCGCCCAACATCGTCTAACGCGGCACCCTCTTGAGCCCTGACCTAGGTGCATCAGCTCACTGCCGTCCGCCTCAAGGTCATGCTTCCCTCTCCCCCGAGTTCACTGCGTGTTTGCACGTGTGTGTTAATGATTCCATTAGCCATGTTGCAGTCATCGGGATGCTCATCGTGCTCCTCGGATTCAGGCTCTACAAGCTTCGATTCCCAAGTGTAAGACTTTTTATCTTGTTCATACATAGATCTACACTTCTGAATTCTATCTGGCTGTAGCTGACAGCAATGGGGATAATAATAACATAACAGTATGTATGCTGTGTAGGTCATGAAATATGTTGAAATCGGTCTTCTAGAGATCATACTGCTGGTAGCTCTTTCCCAGGTACATGCATCATCAGTCCTACATAGCTGCTGTGTGACATATGGTTTGGTTAATGCCAGATTTATTCGATGACATGATCTTGGAGGTTTAGTTCAGTTAAAAAGATCATGCCAAGTGAGCTTTAGTATTTATGTCTAGATTAGAGATCATATGCAAATAATCTTTTTCAATGGATATGGTAATTTGCAGTAGATAAATGTTATTAGCTCTATACTATGGATTATTTCCCATGATTTTTGGGTCTGGTTGGCATAAATGATATCTTACAACTATTCCTTCCTTCCTATAAGTAAAATGTTTGTCCAGATCTTGCACTAAGCCATTAATTATGAAGACTTACCTTTGGAGAAATTTACAATTCTTTGTGCTACACTACCAGAAATTATCTAGTTGCCGACGacctcatctatgccgacggcgccCGTCGACATAAATGGACATATGCCGACGGCCAAGGGCAGGCCGTAGGCGTAGAATAGCCGTCGGCATATGtgtatctatgccgacgggggccgtcagcATATTACGGCCGTCGGGACAGCTCGCGGTACGCCTACGGGGACCGTCGGCATAGaagaggccgtcggcatagaaaggGCCCACCTACCTGATTAGCGGCGACCGTTTGACGGCGTCAAAACTACGCCGACGGGGGATAACAGCGGCCGTCGGcataactatgccgacggctaggccgtcggcatagaattGCTAACATCACCGATCCGCGCCGTCGACACGTCATCGATCCGAGGGAGTGAGGGCCTGTGGTGTggcagagatatgccgacggcatagccgtcggcatagtcctAACCCATGTTATCTGCCACGTCATCAATCCGCTTGcaatgccatgtcatcgatccgtgggatcgTAGCTCCGTGtgcgcagctatgccgacggccttgccgtcggcatacatttatttttttatttttagtttatatatttattattttgtatttttttcacAACATAAATGTGCCTTATCTAAACAAAAAACATGCCCcgatggtatatcgattgcccccctcacggacgtcaCTACCGCcgtgtcacggaggggggaaacggtcgaCATGGAGGGAATCTAGTTAGAGGGGGGATTCGGGGTGgccttcggggtgtagctatgcTACCGAAACATCGCATGGGTCccgatgcatgtgtgaaagtgttctggcatgcgtagacgcccgtcttggggctccatGGTGTGGCCCCCTCCACGGAAGGCAGAGCCGccgtcacttggaggggggaaggtgcgggtgcggtggaaccggagggaatctagtgTTGGGTTGGGTTCAAACCGTGTTCGGGGATGttgctatgggctgacctatcgcaaccaggtggaagagtccaccggtcaaagcccgcccggcgaaagtcaaagggctagatctactcGTCGACTAGGATTCGGGGTGGCCTNNNNNNNNNNTGgcacgtctatgccgacggcctagccgtcggcttaggttgaaactatgccgacggctagaccgTCGGCATAGACGTGCCACGTGGCGAGCAAGCGTTGGTCAGCATTTGATGGCGGCCACCGTTAGGCGATAACGTTGCCGACGgccggggccgtcggcatagatgtacggacaccgtcgggatagggcctatgccgacggcctttctatgccgacggcattcctggctacgccgacggatatgttgccgacggccctatgccgacgggggccgtcggcataggcctgtcccgacgaccattcagggctatgccgacggccctggccatCGGCATAGGGTGCGATTCTGGTAGTGCTAGCTAACTTTGCTTATCCAGATTGCATTGACATAGTGTTCAATCTTGCCTTCTGTTGTTACTAATGCAGCTTGCAAGGTCAGTTTAGTCTAGTGCAACCAGGATGAATGTGCATCAGTCTGGAACTGAGATTCTCAATATTCACATTGTCGATAACAAGGTACCtgactatatatatatagtgaAGTCTACTTCTTTTGTCCTTCCTGTTGTTAATAGATTTTGCATCTCTATTAGCCAACCAGCAGGATTTGAATCGTTatatgagtgcaatgacatgtcatgTGTCATGTAAATTATAAGTTATGTAGGGCTTGGTCATTGCAGTTTTTAGTTGGGTTGTCAGCACCTCATATACTCAACATCAGCTATATTTGATGTGTACTTGCATATATGTATCTGCCGCATATGATGATACTAACGACACTTTCCTGCTACCTCGGTACTTCTGTATGGTACAACGTTGCTGAAAAGTAATACGGTAAATTAGTCATTATTTTGTTTGACCACGCGGAGGGTGAGCCGCCGGCTCCCGGACCCTAGAAATTccagtttctttttcttcttccatcTTTCATTTTTCTTCACCTGATTGACACTAATTTGTTTGTATGCTTTCTTAAGTATAGATCATGGTGTTGATTGCCGACTCGCCTTTTAGCTGGCAGTGGATGCAGATTTCTTGGGTGTTCAGGTAGCTTATTTTACCTCCCCCTCCCCTCTATTTTTTTTACTTATGTTTGATGCAATCTTGATAATTGTTT from Triticum dicoccoides isolate Atlit2015 ecotype Zavitan chromosome 6A, WEW_v2.0, whole genome shotgun sequence encodes:
- the LOC119315571 gene encoding uncharacterized protein LOC119315571: MAMAMLTKAAHVLRRLPAMSAARSWPAHNTCRRFLTTNKVHGLFINYIDHCRPHLFARPSSDSMIDPMLDFLPDDNDRRWWWSILDHSNGLLLCNMGPGELCVLNPATRRWTILPWPRQAPVALDPAVPGEPPSLDRSSVDEDNDMRHLMELESPRTSWALMRILRVPPRQDLCAGVYLAFDPAVSPHYELLTIPAIPGAPNKLAFRAAKGRSSDDNDKSRLMESEWPPTIWRLNMYSSRTGQWEERDFVRQGEPAGTVGDMLKDRAELSWGPRQHYAVYYQGALYVHCRGSFVLRLSLSNGIYQVIRTPSYGEGKIFGKPYLGRSEKGVYFGIIEKSQLRVWILSELSEQRMEWILKYEHDLAQYALHLGKFERKMDAPWMVHDVSDTHHEAAHVGAKTSGKVRFDWDSDNDDFFTVKFDPNEYPNFFDILGFHPCKEVVFLNQMFSVVAYHLKNSKVQYLGNSRPESYYVNHTNGIYESFVYSPCMVGDLNEGHNKQSTS